One Pseudomonas muyukensis DNA segment encodes these proteins:
- a CDS encoding YajG family lipoprotein produces the protein MLQRLLVGLFAVASLSLAGCAHSPQQLSPQPKLTQQLAPVGHGQPVVVRVVDGRASQSLGTRGGMYPETSTITVNGNDVVPKLQAQAEAAVRLLGFTPTPNAANAPQLTVTLAELKYQSPKDKMYVTEATIGATFRADVSNANRRYSGRYGASLDQRFGMAPNQETNTKLVSDVLSDALTRLFKDPTVGQVLGE, from the coding sequence ATGTTGCAACGTCTGTTGGTCGGTTTGTTCGCGGTGGCCAGCCTGAGCCTGGCCGGTTGTGCCCACAGCCCGCAACAACTCAGCCCGCAACCCAAGCTCACCCAGCAGTTGGCCCCGGTCGGGCATGGCCAGCCGGTGGTGGTCAGGGTGGTCGATGGGCGCGCTTCGCAGTCGCTGGGCACCCGCGGTGGCATGTACCCCGAGACCAGCACCATTACCGTCAACGGCAATGACGTAGTGCCCAAGCTGCAGGCCCAGGCCGAAGCCGCGGTGCGCCTGCTCGGCTTCACCCCGACGCCCAACGCCGCCAATGCCCCGCAGCTGACCGTGACCCTGGCCGAGCTCAAGTACCAGTCGCCCAAGGACAAGATGTACGTGACCGAGGCGACCATCGGCGCCACCTTCCGTGCCGACGTGTCCAACGCCAACCGTCGCTACAGCGGCCGTTACGGTGCGTCGCTGGACCAGCGTTTCGGCATGGCGCCGAACCAGGAGACCAACACCAAGCTGGTGAGCGATGTGCTGAGCGATGCCCTGACTCGCCTGTTCAAGGACCCGACCGTCGGTCAGGTACTGGGCGAGTAA
- the mqo gene encoding malate dehydrogenase (quinone) — protein sequence MAQNESVDVVLVGAGIMSATLAVLLKELDPTLKLEVVEAMDSGAAESSNPWNNAGTGHAGLCELNYTPQAADGSIDIKKAVHINTQFEVSRQFWAYLSKKGSFGSARAFINPVPHLSYVEGDKGVSFLKKRFEMLKQHHAFAEMEYTEDKAVMNDWMPLMMPGRPADQHIAATRVLKGTDVNFGALTNKLLKLLGDTPDAQVKYSKKVVGLRRNGSGWTVSIKDVNSGGSREVDARFVFLGAGGAALPLLQLSGIPESKGFGGFPVSGQWLRCDNPEIVKQHQAKVYSQAAVGAPPMSVPHLDTRVVDGKKSLLFGPYAGFTTKFLKHGSFMDLPLSVRMGNIGPMLAVARDNMDLTKYLVSEVMQSMEQRLESLRRFYPEAKAEDWRLEVAGQRVQIIKKDPKKGGILQFGTELVSAQDGSLAALLGASPGASVTVSIMLELIERCFPEQAKGAWAAKLKEIFPAREKTLATDAALYHKISADNDVALELVESSPAKHYA from the coding sequence ATGGCGCAGAACGAATCGGTTGATGTGGTACTGGTAGGCGCGGGCATCATGAGTGCCACCCTGGCCGTACTGCTCAAGGAGCTCGACCCGACCCTCAAACTGGAGGTCGTCGAGGCGATGGACTCCGGGGCCGCGGAGAGTTCCAACCCCTGGAACAACGCCGGTACCGGCCATGCCGGCCTGTGCGAGCTGAACTATACCCCGCAGGCCGCCGATGGCAGCATCGACATCAAGAAGGCCGTGCACATCAACACCCAGTTCGAGGTTTCCCGCCAGTTCTGGGCGTACCTGAGCAAGAAGGGCAGCTTCGGCTCGGCGCGCGCGTTCATCAACCCGGTACCGCACCTGAGCTACGTCGAGGGTGACAAGGGCGTTTCCTTCCTCAAGAAGCGTTTCGAGATGCTCAAGCAGCACCACGCCTTCGCCGAGATGGAATACACCGAAGACAAGGCCGTGATGAACGACTGGATGCCGCTGATGATGCCAGGCCGTCCGGCCGACCAGCACATCGCCGCCACCCGCGTGCTCAAGGGCACCGACGTCAACTTCGGCGCCCTGACCAACAAGCTGCTCAAGCTGCTCGGCGACACACCGGACGCCCAGGTCAAGTACAGCAAGAAGGTTGTCGGCCTGCGCCGCAACGGCAGTGGCTGGACCGTGAGCATCAAGGACGTCAACAGCGGCGGCAGCCGCGAAGTCGACGCCCGCTTCGTCTTCCTCGGCGCCGGCGGCGCTGCCCTGCCGCTGCTGCAGCTTTCCGGCATCCCGGAAAGCAAAGGCTTCGGTGGTTTCCCGGTCAGCGGCCAGTGGCTGCGTTGCGACAACCCGGAAATCGTCAAGCAGCACCAGGCCAAGGTCTACAGCCAGGCCGCCGTTGGCGCGCCGCCGATGTCGGTGCCGCACCTGGACACCCGCGTGGTCGACGGCAAGAAATCGCTGCTGTTCGGGCCCTACGCCGGCTTCACCACCAAGTTCCTCAAGCACGGCTCGTTCATGGACCTGCCGCTGTCGGTGCGCATGGGCAACATTGGCCCGATGCTGGCCGTGGCCCGCGACAACATGGACCTGACCAAGTACCTGGTCAGCGAAGTGATGCAGTCCATGGAGCAGCGCCTGGAATCCCTGCGCCGCTTCTACCCCGAGGCCAAGGCCGAGGACTGGCGCCTGGAAGTGGCTGGCCAGCGCGTGCAGATCATCAAGAAAGACCCGAAAAAAGGCGGCATCCTGCAGTTCGGCACCGAGCTGGTCTCGGCCCAGGACGGCAGCCTGGCCGCACTGCTCGGCGCCTCGCCAGGCGCGTCGGTAACTGTGTCGATCATGCTCGAGCTGATCGAACGCTGCTTCCCCGAGCAGGCCAAGGGCGCCTGGGCCGCCAAGCTCAAGGAGATCTTCCCGGCACGCGAGAAGACCCTGGCCACCGACGCGGCCCTGTACCACAAGATCAGCGCCGACAACGATGTGGCCCTGGAGCTGGTGGAAAGCAGCCCGGCCAAGCATTACGCCTGA
- a CDS encoding PA4642 family protein: protein MRKDKKQVIGDEISDDYIKTFLQFEPADGLTSPSHHKLIKGYRGLRVDDFERYVGFFVEAGYDLDGKDEHGKTFVEAIADQRNAPEYIEIIDKARG from the coding sequence ATGCGTAAAGACAAGAAACAAGTGATTGGTGATGAGATCAGCGATGACTACATCAAGACCTTCCTGCAGTTCGAGCCGGCCGATGGCCTGACCTCGCCATCGCATCACAAGCTGATCAAGGGCTACCGCGGCCTGCGGGTCGACGATTTCGAGCGCTATGTGGGTTTCTTCGTCGAAGCGGGCTATGACCTCGATGGCAAGGACGAGCATGGCAAGACCTTCGTCGAGGCGATCGCCGACCAGCGCAATGCGCCGGAGTACATCGAGATCATCGACAAGGCCCGCGGTTGA
- a CDS encoding hypoxanthine-guanine phosphoribosyltransferase — protein MSADLEHIRQVMHEADCLYNEAEVEVAIAEVGKRICVDLHDKNPVVFCVMNGGLIFAGKLLTHLQFPLEVSYIHATRYRNQTSGGELFWKAKPEVSFIDRDVLIVDDILDEGHTLSAIIEFCKHAGARAVHTAVLIDKDHDRKASPDLKASYFGLSCVDRYIFGYGMDYKGYWRNANGIFAVKGL, from the coding sequence ATGTCCGCCGATCTCGAGCATATCCGTCAAGTGATGCACGAGGCTGATTGCCTGTACAACGAAGCCGAGGTCGAGGTGGCCATCGCCGAGGTCGGCAAACGCATCTGCGTCGACCTGCACGACAAGAACCCGGTTGTGTTCTGCGTGATGAACGGTGGCCTGATCTTCGCCGGCAAGCTGCTGACCCACCTGCAGTTCCCGCTGGAAGTCTCGTACATCCACGCCACCCGCTACCGCAACCAGACCAGCGGTGGCGAGCTGTTCTGGAAGGCCAAGCCGGAAGTGTCGTTCATCGACCGCGATGTGCTGATCGTCGATGACATCCTCGACGAAGGCCACACCCTCAGCGCCATCATCGAGTTCTGCAAGCATGCCGGCGCCCGTGCGGTGCACACTGCCGTGCTGATCGACAAGGACCATGACCGCAAGGCCAGCCCGGACCTGAAAGCCAGCTACTTCGGTCTGTCCTGCGTGGACCGCTACATCTTCGGCTACGGCATGGATTACAAGGGCTACTGGCGCAACGCCAACGGCATCTTCGCCGTCAAGGGCCTGTAA
- the upp gene encoding uracil phosphoribosyltransferase, whose product MPTREIRHPLIRHKLGLMRRADISTKNFRELAQEVGALLTYEATQDLPLETYEIDGWCGKVQVEKIAGKKITVVPILRAGIGMLDGVLSLVPGAKVSAVGVARNEETLEAHTYLEKLAPDINQRLALIIDPMLATGASMVATIDLLKKAGCKEIRAMVLVAAPEGIAVVENAHPDVQIYTASIDQRLNEHGYIVPGLGDAGDKIFGTKQKDA is encoded by the coding sequence ATGCCTACTCGTGAGATCCGCCATCCGCTGATCCGCCACAAGCTCGGCCTGATGCGCCGTGCCGATATCAGCACCAAGAATTTTCGCGAACTCGCCCAGGAAGTCGGTGCACTGCTGACCTATGAAGCCACCCAGGACCTGCCGCTCGAAACCTACGAGATCGACGGCTGGTGCGGCAAGGTGCAAGTCGAGAAGATCGCCGGCAAGAAGATCACCGTGGTACCGATCCTGCGCGCCGGTATCGGCATGCTCGACGGCGTGCTCAGCCTGGTGCCCGGCGCCAAGGTCAGCGCCGTCGGTGTCGCCCGCAACGAGGAAACCCTCGAAGCCCACACCTACCTGGAAAAGCTCGCGCCGGACATCAACCAGCGCCTGGCCCTGATCATCGACCCAATGCTGGCCACCGGCGCCTCGATGGTCGCCACCATCGACCTGCTGAAAAAAGCCGGCTGCAAGGAGATCCGCGCCATGGTCCTGGTCGCGGCCCCCGAAGGCATCGCCGTGGTGGAAAACGCCCACCCGGACGTGCAGATCTACACCGCCTCGATCGACCAGCGCCTGAACGAGCACGGCTACATCGTGCCGGGCCTGGGTGATGCCGGCGACAAGATCTTCGGCACCAAGCAGAAGGACGCCTGA
- a CDS encoding uracil-xanthine permease family protein — protein MQDGFNDPLWRQVVSGAQMLFVAFGALVLMPLITGLDPNVALFTAGIGTLLFQLVTGRQVPVFLASSFAFITPIILAKGQFGLAETMGGVMAAGFVYTFMGLMVKIKGTGFIDRMLPPVVIGPVIISIGLAMAPIAANMAMGKGGDGAALMPYKTAMLISMPALLTTLIVAVFGKGIFRLVPIIAGVLVGFALSFAFGVVDTAKIAAAPWLEVPNFTAPAFNWQAILFIVPVALAPAIEHIGGVIAVGSVTGRDYLKKPGLHRTLLGDGLATTAAGLFGGPPNTTYAEVTGAVMLTKNYNPKIMTWAAIFAITLAFIGKFGALLQSIPVPVMGGILCLLFGSIAAVGMNTMIRHKIDLAEARNLVIVSVTLVFGIGGVLIGSGDGPDDWGLKGIALCAVVAIALNLILPGNDGWKNKKLDDQLP, from the coding sequence ATGCAGGACGGCTTCAACGACCCGCTCTGGCGCCAGGTCGTTTCGGGCGCGCAGATGCTCTTCGTGGCATTCGGCGCGCTGGTGCTGATGCCGCTGATCACCGGCCTGGACCCTAACGTGGCGCTGTTCACCGCTGGCATCGGCACCTTGCTGTTCCAGCTGGTCACAGGCCGTCAGGTCCCGGTATTCCTGGCCTCCAGCTTTGCCTTCATCACCCCGATCATCCTTGCCAAGGGCCAGTTCGGCCTGGCCGAGACCATGGGCGGCGTGATGGCGGCGGGCTTCGTGTACACCTTCATGGGCCTGATGGTGAAGATCAAGGGCACCGGTTTCATCGACCGCATGCTGCCGCCGGTGGTGATCGGCCCGGTGATCATCTCCATCGGCCTGGCCATGGCGCCGATCGCCGCCAACATGGCGATGGGCAAGGGCGGCGACGGCGCCGCGCTGATGCCCTACAAGACCGCCATGCTGATCTCCATGCCAGCGCTGCTGACCACGCTGATCGTCGCCGTGTTCGGCAAGGGCATCTTCCGCCTGGTGCCGATCATCGCCGGCGTGCTGGTGGGCTTCGCCCTGTCGTTCGCCTTCGGCGTGGTCGACACCGCCAAGATCGCCGCCGCGCCCTGGCTCGAGGTGCCCAATTTCACCGCGCCAGCGTTCAACTGGCAGGCGATCCTGTTCATCGTCCCGGTCGCCCTGGCGCCGGCGATCGAGCATATCGGCGGGGTGATCGCGGTGGGCAGCGTGACCGGCCGCGACTACCTGAAGAAGCCGGGCCTGCACCGCACCCTGCTGGGCGACGGCCTGGCGACCACGGCCGCCGGCCTGTTCGGCGGGCCGCCCAACACCACCTACGCCGAAGTGACCGGCGCGGTGATGCTGACCAAGAACTACAACCCGAAGATCATGACCTGGGCGGCGATCTTCGCCATCACCCTGGCCTTCATCGGCAAGTTCGGCGCACTGCTGCAGAGCATCCCGGTCCCGGTGATGGGCGGCATCCTGTGCCTGTTGTTCGGCTCGATCGCGGCGGTGGGCATGAACACCATGATCCGCCACAAGATCGACCTGGCCGAAGCGCGCAACCTGGTGATCGTCTCGGTGACCCTGGTGTTCGGTATCGGTGGCGTGCTGATCGGCAGCGGTGACGGCCCGGATGATTGGGGCCTGAAAGGCATCGCGCTGTGCGCGGTGGTGGCCATTGCCCTGAACCTGATCCTGCCGGGGAATGATGGCTGGAAGAACAAGAAGCTAGATGATCAGTTGCCCTGA
- the hemH gene encoding ferrochelatase: MTDHALLLVNLGSPASTSVADVRRYLNQFLMDPYVIDLPWPVRRLLVSLILIKRPEQSAHAYASIWWDEGSPLVVLTRRLQQAMTAHWPHGPVEIAMRYGQPALPEVLERLAAQGVRKVTLAPLYPQFADSTVTTVVELARQTIAERKLPLQTRILQPFYEHPDYIEALAASARPYLEQDYDHLLLSFHGLPERHLKKLDPTGQHDFQAADCCKDASADMRAVCYRGQCLATARALATKMGIPEGKWSVSFQSRLGRAKWIEPYTETRLDELGKAGVKKLLVMCPAFVADCIETLEEIGMRGSEQFIEAGGRELLLVPCLNDHPQWVGVLAGMCERA; this comes from the coding sequence ATGACCGATCATGCCCTGCTGCTGGTCAACCTGGGTTCGCCGGCTTCAACTTCGGTGGCCGATGTGCGCCGTTACCTCAACCAGTTCCTGATGGACCCGTACGTGATCGACCTGCCCTGGCCGGTGCGTCGGCTGCTGGTGTCGCTGATTTTGATCAAGCGCCCGGAGCAGTCGGCCCATGCCTACGCCTCGATCTGGTGGGACGAGGGTTCGCCGCTGGTGGTGCTGACCCGGCGCCTGCAACAGGCGATGACGGCCCACTGGCCCCACGGCCCGGTGGAAATCGCCATGCGCTATGGCCAGCCGGCGCTGCCCGAGGTGCTGGAACGCCTGGCAGCCCAAGGCGTGCGCAAGGTGACCCTGGCGCCGCTTTATCCACAGTTCGCCGACAGCACGGTGACCACGGTGGTCGAGTTGGCCAGGCAGACCATCGCCGAGCGCAAGCTGCCCCTGCAAACCCGCATCTTGCAGCCGTTCTACGAGCACCCTGACTACATCGAGGCGTTGGCTGCCAGTGCCCGGCCCTACCTGGAGCAGGACTACGATCACCTGCTGCTGAGCTTCCATGGTTTGCCCGAACGGCACCTGAAGAAGCTCGACCCCACCGGCCAGCACGACTTCCAGGCCGCCGACTGCTGCAAGGATGCCAGCGCCGACATGCGCGCGGTGTGCTATCGCGGTCAGTGCCTGGCCACGGCGCGGGCCTTGGCGACGAAGATGGGCATCCCCGAGGGCAAGTGGTCGGTGTCGTTCCAGTCGCGCCTGGGGCGCGCCAAATGGATCGAGCCCTATACCGAAACGCGGTTGGACGAGTTGGGCAAGGCTGGGGTTAAGAAACTGCTGGTGATGTGCCCGGCGTTCGTTGCCGACTGCATCGAGACGCTCGAAGAGATCGGCATGCGCGGCAGCGAGCAGTTCATCGAGGCGGGCGGCAGGGAGTTGCTGCTGGTGCCGTGCCTGAATGATCACCCGCAGTGGGTGGGGGTGCTGGCGGGAATGTGCGAGAGGGCCTGA
- a CDS encoding TIGR01777 family oxidoreductase, protein MHILLTGGTGLIGQHLCQLWRGQGHRLSVWSRRPGEVAKICGRDVRGVARLEEIASDDRVDVVINLAGAPIADRPWTAARRTLLWASRVTLTEQLLAWLASREQRPQVLVSGSAVGWYGDGGERELSEASPPVKEDFASQLCIAWEETAQRAQALGMRVVLVRTGLVLAADGGFLSRLRLPYKLGLGGPLGDGRQWMPWIHIDDQIALIDFLVQQNDASGPYNACAPEPVRNRMFAKCLGRALHRPAFMPMPALLLKAGLGELSTLLLGGQRARPVRLLAAGFTFRFNDLQSALDDLSSRL, encoded by the coding sequence ATGCATATATTGCTGACCGGCGGTACCGGCCTGATCGGCCAACACCTTTGCCAGCTGTGGCGGGGGCAGGGGCATCGCCTGAGCGTATGGAGCCGCCGCCCCGGGGAGGTGGCGAAAATCTGTGGCCGCGATGTCCGCGGGGTCGCCCGGCTCGAGGAAATCGCCAGCGATGACCGGGTGGATGTGGTGATCAACCTGGCCGGTGCGCCGATTGCCGACCGGCCCTGGACGGCGGCCCGACGCACCTTGTTGTGGGCCAGCCGGGTGACCCTGACCGAGCAGTTGCTGGCCTGGCTGGCCAGCCGCGAGCAGCGGCCGCAGGTGCTGGTGTCGGGCTCTGCAGTGGGCTGGTATGGCGATGGCGGCGAACGTGAGCTGAGCGAAGCCTCGCCGCCGGTGAAGGAGGACTTCGCCAGCCAGCTGTGCATCGCCTGGGAGGAAACCGCGCAGCGCGCCCAGGCCCTTGGCATGCGTGTGGTGCTGGTGCGCACGGGGCTGGTGCTGGCCGCCGATGGCGGCTTTTTGTCGCGCCTGCGTCTGCCGTACAAACTGGGCCTGGGCGGGCCGTTGGGCGATGGTCGGCAGTGGATGCCGTGGATCCATATAGATGACCAGATCGCCTTGATTGATTTTCTTGTGCAGCAAAACGACGCCAGCGGTCCTTATAATGCCTGCGCGCCAGAGCCGGTGCGCAACCGCATGTTCGCCAAGTGCCTGGGCCGCGCCCTGCACCGCCCGGCATTCATGCCGATGCCGGCATTGCTGCTCAAGGCCGGGCTCGGCGAGCTGTCGACGCTGCTGCTCGGTGGCCAGCGTGCCCGCCCGGTACGCTTGCTGGCGGCGGGTTTCACGTTCCGCTTCAACGATCTGCAATCGGCCCTGGACGACCTGTCCAGCCGCCTCTGA
- a CDS encoding NAD(P)/FAD-dependent oxidoreductase: MTVPIAIIGAGIAGLSAAQALQKAGQTVHLFDKGHGSGGRMASKRSDAGALDLGAQYFTARDRRFVEQVHQWVDAGWAAQWKPQLYNYRAGELTPSPDEQVRWVGVPRMSAITRGLLKDVTVNFGCRIAEVFRGKQYWHLQDTEGCSHGPFSRVVIAVPAPQATPLLAAAPKLAAVAAGVQMEPTWAIALGFETPLDTPMQGCFVQDNPLDWLARNRSKPGRDEQLDTWVLHATSSWSKQHIDLPKEEVIEQLWGEFAELVGCVVPAPTFALAHRWLYARPAGNHEWGTLADADLGLYACGDWCLSGRVEGAWLSGQEAAKRLLEHLE; encoded by the coding sequence ATGACAGTACCTATTGCCATCATCGGTGCCGGTATCGCCGGCCTGTCCGCCGCCCAGGCCCTGCAAAAGGCCGGGCAGACCGTCCACCTGTTCGACAAGGGCCATGGCAGCGGCGGCCGCATGGCCAGCAAGCGCAGCGATGCCGGCGCGCTTGACCTCGGCGCTCAGTACTTCACCGCCCGCGACCGGCGCTTCGTCGAGCAGGTGCACCAGTGGGTAGACGCCGGCTGGGCGGCGCAGTGGAAGCCCCAGCTGTACAACTACCGCGCTGGCGAACTGACCCCATCCCCCGACGAGCAGGTGCGCTGGGTCGGCGTGCCGCGCATGAGCGCCATCACCCGCGGCCTGCTCAAGGATGTCACGGTCAACTTCGGCTGCCGCATCGCCGAAGTGTTTCGCGGCAAGCAATACTGGCACCTGCAGGACACCGAGGGCTGCAGCCACGGGCCGTTCAGCCGCGTGGTGATCGCCGTGCCCGCACCCCAGGCCACACCACTGCTGGCCGCCGCGCCGAAGCTCGCCGCGGTCGCCGCCGGCGTGCAGATGGAACCGACCTGGGCCATCGCCCTGGGCTTCGAGACTCCGCTCGACACGCCCATGCAAGGCTGCTTCGTGCAGGACAATCCCCTCGACTGGCTGGCACGCAACCGCAGCAAGCCGGGGCGTGACGAGCAGCTCGATACCTGGGTGCTGCATGCCACCTCCAGCTGGAGCAAGCAACATATCGACCTGCCCAAGGAAGAGGTGATCGAACAGCTGTGGGGCGAGTTCGCCGAACTGGTCGGCTGCGTGGTACCAGCCCCCACGTTCGCCCTCGCCCACCGCTGGCTGTACGCACGCCCGGCGGGCAACCACGAATGGGGCACACTGGCCGATGCCGACCTGGGCTTGTATGCCTGCGGTGACTGGTGCCTGTCGGGGCGGGTCGAAGGCGCCTGGCTCAGCGGCCAGGAAGCGGCGAAGCGTTTGCTGGAACATCTGGAATAG
- a CDS encoding YbgA family protein yields the protein MHAPPLTLKPRLAISACLTGQPVRYNAGHKASSLCLELLGEHFDWLALCPEVAIGLGTPREPIRLVGDPEHPAVVGTRNGGTDLAGPLRAYAEQIAEEVDDICGYIFMQKSPSCGLERVKVYQDDGRPAHQGGRGAYAAAFCARRPDLPVEEEGRLHDPVLRENFIARVYAYADWQQLLGQGLSRGALIAFHSRYKYLLMAHNPEAYRRLGRLLGSLRRADDPALVGPRYFSQFMQALRRCASRGTHGNVLQHLSGYLRNDLGQADKAELQQIIGQYQQGMVPLVVPLTLLRHHLRKHPDPYLLQQAYLQPHPLELGLRNAI from the coding sequence ATGCACGCGCCGCCGCTCACCCTCAAGCCACGCCTGGCCATCAGCGCCTGCCTGACCGGCCAACCGGTGCGCTACAACGCCGGCCACAAAGCCTCCAGCCTGTGCCTCGAGCTGCTCGGCGAGCACTTCGACTGGCTGGCGCTGTGCCCGGAAGTGGCGATCGGCCTGGGCACCCCGCGCGAACCGATTCGCCTGGTGGGTGACCCCGAGCACCCTGCCGTGGTCGGCACGCGCAATGGCGGCACCGACCTGGCCGGGCCACTGCGTGCCTATGCCGAGCAGATCGCCGAGGAAGTCGACGACATCTGCGGCTACATCTTCATGCAGAAATCGCCGTCCTGTGGCCTGGAGCGGGTCAAGGTCTACCAGGACGACGGCCGCCCGGCCCACCAGGGCGGTCGCGGTGCCTACGCGGCGGCATTCTGCGCACGCCGCCCGGACTTGCCGGTAGAGGAGGAAGGCCGCCTGCACGACCCGGTCCTGCGGGAGAACTTCATCGCCCGGGTCTACGCCTACGCCGACTGGCAACAGTTGCTGGGCCAGGGCCTGAGCCGCGGTGCGCTGATTGCTTTCCACTCGCGCTACAAATACCTGCTGATGGCCCACAACCCTGAAGCCTACCGCCGCCTGGGCCGTTTGCTCGGCAGCCTGCGCCGCGCCGACGACCCGGCGCTGGTCGGCCCGCGCTACTTCAGCCAATTCATGCAGGCCCTGCGCCGCTGCGCCAGCCGCGGCACCCACGGCAATGTGCTGCAGCACCTGAGCGGCTACCTGCGCAACGACCTTGGCCAGGCGGACAAGGCGGAGCTGCAGCAGATCATCGGCCAGTACCAGCAGGGCATGGTGCCCCTGGTGGTTCCTCTGACCCTGCTGCGCCACCACCTGCGCAAGCACCCTGACCCGTACCTGCTGCAACAGGCCTACCTGCAACCTCACCCCCTCGAACTGGGACTGCGCAATGCCATCTGA
- a CDS encoding MerR family transcriptional regulator, giving the protein MPSDPLLPIGEVARLTGVNPVTLRAWERRYGLIKPQRTPKGHRLYPQDQVQRVHDVLRWLDRGAAVSQVRELLDHAAEAPAPIQGEWGSRIEQLIEAVARLAQRPLDQLLNQAMALYPAVTVCERLLLPLLEALHQRWQSHFDARLEQVFFHTWLRSKLGARVYHDNHSLAGPCVLLARTDDTPFDAEFWLSAWLLSSSGQALEILEWAVEPRQLRHAIEHLQPRALVLHLGRHPDLAGLTRALHGVTTPKLLGGAAVLVHETALKAMALPGLQLFATPPAALRALQQS; this is encoded by the coding sequence ATGCCATCTGACCCCCTGCTGCCCATTGGCGAGGTCGCCCGCCTGACCGGGGTCAACCCCGTCACCCTGCGCGCCTGGGAGCGCCGCTACGGGCTGATCAAGCCGCAACGCACACCCAAGGGCCATCGGCTTTATCCACAGGACCAGGTCCAGCGGGTTCACGACGTGCTGCGCTGGCTGGACCGCGGCGCTGCGGTCAGCCAGGTGCGCGAACTACTGGACCATGCCGCCGAAGCGCCAGCGCCGATCCAGGGGGAATGGGGCTCGCGCATCGAACAGCTGATCGAAGCCGTCGCCCGCCTGGCCCAACGCCCGCTGGACCAGCTGCTGAACCAGGCAATGGCGCTGTATCCGGCGGTGACCGTTTGCGAACGCCTGCTCCTGCCCCTGCTCGAGGCCCTGCACCAGCGTTGGCAGAGCCACTTCGATGCCCGCCTGGAGCAGGTGTTCTTCCATACCTGGCTGCGCAGCAAGCTGGGCGCCAGGGTGTACCACGACAACCACTCCCTGGCCGGGCCCTGCGTGCTGCTTGCCCGCACCGACGATACGCCGTTCGATGCCGAGTTCTGGCTCAGCGCCTGGCTGCTGAGCAGCAGTGGCCAGGCCCTGGAGATCCTCGAGTGGGCGGTGGAGCCGCGCCAGTTGCGCCACGCCATCGAGCACTTGCAACCCCGCGCCCTGGTGCTGCACCTGGGGCGCCACCCGGACCTGGCAGGGCTCACCCGCGCCTTGCACGGCGTCACCACACCCAAACTCCTGGGCGGCGCCGCGGTCCTTGTCCATGAGACCGCGCTCAAGGCCATGGCCCTGCCTGGCCTGCAGCTGTTCGCCACACCACCGGCCGCGCTGCGCGCGCTCCAGCAATCATGA